The DNA sequence AGAATTTTAGTTTTTGCAGGCGAAAGTTTTGGAATTTCAATTTTTGAGGGTTCGTGGTTATCTGATCCTAAAATGGCGCTTTGGGCGTTGGTTATCGTAGGGGTTTGGCAAAATTCAGGCTACATGATGCTACTGTATATAGCTGGATTAACTGGTATACCAAAGTCGTTAATTGAAGCTGCGTCTTTAGATGGTGCAAACAATTGGCAAATTCTATCAAAAATAAAACTGCCCATGATGGTACCGTCCTTCACAATTAGCATTTTTTTAACTTTACAAAGAGGATTCATGGTGTACGATACTAACTTATCTTTAACAAAGGGCGGCCCATACAGATCGACAGAATTAATTTCAATGCATGTTTACAATGATGCATTCTTATATCAAAACTATGGTACCGGACAAGCAAAAGCAATCATTTTATTTGTTATTGTGGCAGCAATCGCATTAACACAGGTTGCTATTATGAAGAGAAAAGAGGTTGAAGCTTGATGGGGATGAAACTAGAAAAAAATCTTAATAAAATTATTATATTTACATTATGTATTTTAATGTTTATCCTCTATATTTTTCCATTTATATTAATTTTAATTAACTCTTTTAAGGGCCGATTAGAGGTAGTTGCCAATCCTCTCTCCTTTCCAGAAAAATTTGATTTTGGCAACTTCATAGAAGCATTCAATACAATGAACTACGGGAGTGCGGTTATCAATTCACTTATTGTAACAGTGTTATCCGTCAGTGTGATCATCTTATTTTCATCGATGTTGGCATATTATCTTGTGCGATATGATTCAAAAATAAGTAAGATGATTTTTATGGCTCTTGTTGCATCAATGATTATCCCTTTCCAATCAGTGATGATTCCCTTTGTTACAGTATTCGGAAACCTTGGGCTGTTAAATAGCCGTGGAATGCTGATTTATTTTTATTTAGGATTCGGGATAAGCATGGCAACATTCATGTTTCATGGGTTCATAAAAAGTATTCCAGTTGAACTAGAAGAGGCTGCTATAGTTGACGGAGCAAATCGTTTTCAAGTTTTTTTTAAGGTTGTTTTACCAATGTTGAAGCCCACGACAGCTACGATAGCAATTCTCGATGTTCTGTGGATATGGAATGATTTTTTGTTACCATCTTTAGTATTAGTAAATGATAATGTACGGACATTACCCTTATCGACTTTTTACTTCTTTGGTAAATACACTGCTAATTATAGTGTTGCAATGGCTGCTTTAGTGTTGGTGTTGATTCCGGTACTTGTCTTTTACTTCATTATGCAAAAAAAGATCATTGCTGGTGTGGTTGATGGTGCTATTAAATAATTAAATAAAGATTGGGGATTTTATGAAAAAACAATGGTGGAAAGAATCCGTAGTTTACCAGATTTATCCCAAGAGTTTCATGGATAGCGATAATGATGGTATGGGTGATATTCGCGGGATCATCAATAAGTTGGATTATTTAAAAGAACTAGGAATTAATATTATTTGGATTTGTCCAATCTATAAATCTCCGATGGATGATGGCGGATATGACATTTCTGATTACTATACGATTGATGAGATGTTTGGTGATAATGCTGATTTTGAAGAATTATTAGAAAAAGCACAAGCATTAGGCATTAAAGTTTTAATGGATTTGGTTGTGAATCATACTTCAGATGAACACGATTGGTTCGAAAAGGCTCTTAAGGACCCTTCAAGTAAATATAGAGATTACTATATATTCAGGGAGGGTGTTGCAGGTCAAGCACCAAACAATTGGCGTTCATATTTCGGAGATTCAGCTTGGGAACCGGTACCTGGAGAAGAAAATATGTATTACCTTCATGCCTTTACAAAAAAGCAACCGGATTTGAACTGGGAGAATCAAGAAGTTCGTGAAGAAATCTATAACATGATAAATTACTGGTTGGAAAAAGGGCTAGGCGGCTTCCGGATCGATGCCATTTTGAATATCAAAAAGAGAATTGAGATGGGCCACTTTACCCCTGATGGTGAAGATGGATTAACTTTTATAGGGCATTGGATTTTAAACCAACCTGGCATTGAGACATGGCTGAAAGAGCTGAATGAAAGAACTTTCAAACTATATAATAGTGTAACGGTCGCTGAAGCAGCTGTTCCAAATGAACGACTTAAGGAATATATTGGCCCTGAGGGATTCTTTTCCATGGTTTTTGACTTCAGCTATACAGACATCGATGTTCCAGAGACCGGTGAATGGTTCAAATCAAGTAATTGGACCTGGGATCAAATGAGAGAAAATATTTTTATCAATCAACTTGTTACACAGGATAATGGTTGGGGCGCCCTATATTTAGAGAATCATGATCAACCGCGGTCAATTAACAAATATATACCGGAAAAAGACATCAATGATACAAGCAAAAAAATGTTGGCGACCTTATTCATGATGTTGCGAGGAACACCCTTTATCTATCAAGGCCAAGAATTAGGAATGACTAACATTAAAATGGAAACTCTTGAAGATTATGATGACATCGCCACACATGATCAATATCACCGAGCCATATTAGCCGGTTTCACAGATGAAGAAGCTTTTTCTGCAGTAAATCGCCGCAGCAGAGACAACTCGAGAACACCTATGCAGTGGGATGATTCAAAGAATTCCGGTTTTTCACTTGCCGAAAAAACTTGGCTAAAAGTAAATCCAAATTACACAGAAATTAACGCTGGTAAGGAAAAAAACAATCCTCTATCACTTTTGAATTACTACAAACAATTAATTGAGTTGAGAAAAGACAGTATTTACAAAGATGTGATTGTCTATGGGCGCTTTGTTCCCATAAAAGAAGCGAACACAAACGTAATCATTTATGAGCGGATTTTAGACAACAAACGGATATTAGTCGCAATAAATTTTACCGACGAAAAGCAAGCAGTATCACTTGACCCTGACTATAATAAATTTGTAATCGGAAACTATACTCAATCAAACATAATAATGGAAGAAATTCATTACCTTCAACCATACGAGAGTGTCATTTTAGCGAATTATGAAGGAGAATTAAAATGAAGATTAAAAATGAAGCAATGTTAATCACCTATTCTGATAGTCTAGGAAATAACCTTGAAGAGTTGGCCATTGTTCTAGACAAATATCTTAAAGGTGTCATTGGCGGGATCCATCTACTTCCTTTTTTTCCATCTACTGGAGATCGTGGGTTTGCTCCAAGTGATTACACAGTAGTTGATCCTTCTTTTGGAGGATGGGACGAGATTGAAAAGCTAGGCGAAAACTATTATTTGATGTTTGATTTTATGATCAATCATATTTCCAGGGAGTCAATTTTTTTCCAAGATTTCAAGAAGCATCATAACCAATCAAAATATAAGGATATGTTTATTCGCATTCATGAATTTTTCCCGGAAGGAAGACCCACTCAAGCAGATATTGATTTGATATATAAACGGAAAGACAAAGCCCCATTTCAGACGGTTGAATTTTCGGATGGATCATCTGAACAAGTCTGGAATACGTTTGGTGAAGAGCAAATTGACTTGGACGTTACGAAAGAAGTGGTTAAACAATTTATCCGTGATACCATTAAGGATATGGCTAGCCATGGCTGCTCACTGATTCGCTTAGATGCATTCGCTTATGCAATCAAAAAGCTGGATACCAATGACTTCTTCATAGAACCAGAAATTTGGGAGCTGCTTGATGAAGTCCGGGCTGAAGCTGCGAAATACGAAATCGACTTACTTCCTGAGATTCATGAACATTATGCCATTCAAATGAAGATAGCAGCTCATGACTATTATGTGTATGATTTTGCTCTGCCGATGGTGACGTTATATTCCTTATACAGCGGGAAATCAGAACGCCTTGCAAACTGGCTAAAAATAAGTCCTATGAAGCAATTTACAACACTAGACACCCATGACGGAATTGGAGTTGTGGATGCACGCGATTTATTGACTGATGAAGAGCTGGACTACACATCTGAGGAGTTATACAAGGTAGGCGCTAACGTTAAAAAAGTCTACTCTAGTGCGAACTACAACAACTTAGACATCTATCAAATCAATAGTACCTATTATAGTGCTCTAGGAGATAATGACCAAAGTTATTTGATGGCCAGAGCAATCCAATGTTTTGCTCCAGGAATTCCGCAAATTTATTACGTAGGGTTACTGGCAGGGAAAAATGATATTGAGTTATTGGAACAAAGCAAAGAAGGCCGGAATATCAATAGGCATTATTACACATTAAGTGAAATTGATGACGAAGTAAAAAGGCCGGTCGTTAAAAAGCTATTTGACTTATTAAAATTCAGAAATACTTCAGATGCTTTTGATTTAGAAGGCAGTATTGAAATTCAAACCCCTTCTGAGTCTAAAATTATCATTCATCGTAAGAATCAAGAGAATTCAGTAGTTTCGATATTAGAAGCTGATTTAGAAACAAAAGAATTTATTATTACGGAAAATGGAACAGTTGTTTTAGAACAATGAGATGAACAATCCGAGAATTTTTATTGAGAGCTGATCGTTGTGAAAGCCATTTATACAAGACAAATTAGGAATGAAGGAGTTCATAATGAAAAAACTTTGGTGGCAAGAAGTGGTTGTTTATCAAATCTACCCACGCAGTTTTAAAGATAGCAATGGTGATGGTATCGGTGACATCAAAGGCATGATTGAAAAATTAGATTTCTTGGAAAAATTAGGAATCGGGGCAATTTGGTTATCACCTGTTTACAAGTCCCCAAATGATGACAATGGGTATGATATTTCTGATTACGAGGCAATCATGACGGAATTCGGCACGATGGAGGATATGGAAGCATTCTTGTCGGAAGCAAATAAGCGGAATATCAAGGTAGTCATGGACTTGGTTGTGAACCATACCTCCGATGAACATCGATGGTTCATTGAAGCAAAAAAAGGCAAAAATAATCCTTATCGTGATTATTATGTTTGGGCAGATCCGTCAGATGATGGAGGTGTCCCAAATGATTTACGCTCGGCGTTCTCTGGTACTGCTTGGGAGTTAGATGAAGAGAGCGGGCAATACTACTTACATCTTTTCAGCAAAAAACAACCCGATTTAAATTGGCAAAATAAAGAAATGCGCCAATCCGTATATGACATGATGAATTTTTGGATTGATAAAGGCATCGGCGGGTTCCGGATGGATGTAATCGAATTAGTAGGAAAAGTACCGTTAGAAGGTATTACGAATAATGGACCACAACTGCACGAATTTTTACAAGAAATGAATCAAGCGACCTTTGGAAACCATGATTTATTGACTGTAGGGGAAACGTGGGGTGCAACGCCTGAAATAGCGAAGTTATATTCAAATCCCACACGTAATGAGTTGTCGATGGTTTTCCAATTTGAACACATCGGGTTAGATCAGCAACCCGGGAAAGAAAAATGGGATTTTCAGCCGGTCAATATTGCGGAACTAAAAACAGTTCTGGCGAAGTGGCAGACTGCGTTAGGCAATGCAGGTTGGAATTCATTATTTTGGAATAACCATGATTTACCGCGGATGATTTCTCGTTGGGGAAATGATCAAGAGTATCGTGTGGAGAGTGCGAAAATGTTAGCTATCCTTCTCCATATGCTGAAAGGAACACCATACATTTATCAAGGTGAGGAAATTGGCATGACCAATACGCCAATCAGCGATATTTCTGAAGCGAAAGACATTGAAACAATCCATATGTACAATGAACGTCTGGAACAGGGGTATACAAAAGAAGAAATCATCACTTCCATCAATGTAAAAGGTCGGGACAACGCCAGACGTCCAATTGCCTGGAATGCAAGTGAAAATGGTGGCTTTACAACAGGAACACCTTGGATTGCGTTGAATGAAAATTACAAAGAAATCAACGTAGAAGCAGCACTGAATGATTCAGATTCCATTTTCTATACCTATCAAGAATTGGTTCAATTGCGTAAGGAGAACCCAATTATGGTTTGGGGTGATTTTGAATTAGTGGACACGGTAGATAATGTCTTTAGCTATTATCGTGAATATAAAGGAGAGCGCTGGTTAGTAGTAACGAATTTCTCAAATGAAGAACAGCCTTTTTCATCCGAAGATGAAATCGAAAAAGTGATTATTCAAAATGATAATGAAGAGATTACGAATCTCAAAGAAATTAGTTTGCGTCCATGGCAAGCAT is a window from the uncultured Trichococcus sp. genome containing:
- the gtfA gene encoding sucrose phosphorylase, with translation MKIKNEAMLITYSDSLGNNLEELAIVLDKYLKGVIGGIHLLPFFPSTGDRGFAPSDYTVVDPSFGGWDEIEKLGENYYLMFDFMINHISRESIFFQDFKKHHNQSKYKDMFIRIHEFFPEGRPTQADIDLIYKRKDKAPFQTVEFSDGSSEQVWNTFGEEQIDLDVTKEVVKQFIRDTIKDMASHGCSLIRLDAFAYAIKKLDTNDFFIEPEIWELLDEVRAEAAKYEIDLLPEIHEHYAIQMKIAAHDYYVYDFALPMVTLYSLYSGKSERLANWLKISPMKQFTTLDTHDGIGVVDARDLLTDEELDYTSEELYKVGANVKKVYSSANYNNLDIYQINSTYYSALGDNDQSYLMARAIQCFAPGIPQIYYVGLLAGKNDIELLEQSKEGRNINRHYYTLSEIDDEVKRPVVKKLFDLLKFRNTSDAFDLEGSIEIQTPSESKIIIHRKNQENSVVSILEADLETKEFIITENGTVVLEQ
- a CDS encoding carbohydrate ABC transporter permease — encoded protein: MGMKLEKNLNKIIIFTLCILMFILYIFPFILILINSFKGRLEVVANPLSFPEKFDFGNFIEAFNTMNYGSAVINSLIVTVLSVSVIILFSSMLAYYLVRYDSKISKMIFMALVASMIIPFQSVMIPFVTVFGNLGLLNSRGMLIYFYLGFGISMATFMFHGFIKSIPVELEEAAIVDGANRFQVFFKVVLPMLKPTTATIAILDVLWIWNDFLLPSLVLVNDNVRTLPLSTFYFFGKYTANYSVAMAALVLVLIPVLVFYFIMQKKIIAGVVDGAIK
- a CDS encoding alpha-glucosidase, with the protein product MKKLWWQEVVVYQIYPRSFKDSNGDGIGDIKGMIEKLDFLEKLGIGAIWLSPVYKSPNDDNGYDISDYEAIMTEFGTMEDMEAFLSEANKRNIKVVMDLVVNHTSDEHRWFIEAKKGKNNPYRDYYVWADPSDDGGVPNDLRSAFSGTAWELDEESGQYYLHLFSKKQPDLNWQNKEMRQSVYDMMNFWIDKGIGGFRMDVIELVGKVPLEGITNNGPQLHEFLQEMNQATFGNHDLLTVGETWGATPEIAKLYSNPTRNELSMVFQFEHIGLDQQPGKEKWDFQPVNIAELKTVLAKWQTALGNAGWNSLFWNNHDLPRMISRWGNDQEYRVESAKMLAILLHMLKGTPYIYQGEEIGMTNTPISDISEAKDIETIHMYNERLEQGYTKEEIITSINVKGRDNARRPIAWNASENGGFTTGTPWIALNENYKEINVEAALNDSDSIFYTYQELVQLRKENPIMVWGDFELVDTVDNVFSYYREYKGERWLVVTNFSNEEQPFSSEDEIEKVIIQNDNEEITNLKEISLRPWQAFVVKVK
- a CDS encoding sugar ABC transporter permease — translated: MYTQKKMSEKLRIFGIFAAVPVFVFLSVVIIPFLLGLYMTITESTGTNISTEFVGLKNYVDAFKDPGFWDSIILTFKYTFWSLILTNLIAFILALMVTSGFKGQNFFRMGFFTPNLIGGVILGFIWQFIFSRILVFAGESFGISIFEGSWLSDPKMALWALVIVGVWQNSGYMMLLYIAGLTGIPKSLIEAASLDGANNWQILSKIKLPMMVPSFTISIFLTLQRGFMVYDTNLSLTKGGPYRSTELISMHVYNDAFLYQNYGTGQAKAIILFVIVAAIALTQVAIMKRKEVEA
- a CDS encoding alpha-glucosidase, encoding MKKQWWKESVVYQIYPKSFMDSDNDGMGDIRGIINKLDYLKELGINIIWICPIYKSPMDDGGYDISDYYTIDEMFGDNADFEELLEKAQALGIKVLMDLVVNHTSDEHDWFEKALKDPSSKYRDYYIFREGVAGQAPNNWRSYFGDSAWEPVPGEENMYYLHAFTKKQPDLNWENQEVREEIYNMINYWLEKGLGGFRIDAILNIKKRIEMGHFTPDGEDGLTFIGHWILNQPGIETWLKELNERTFKLYNSVTVAEAAVPNERLKEYIGPEGFFSMVFDFSYTDIDVPETGEWFKSSNWTWDQMRENIFINQLVTQDNGWGALYLENHDQPRSINKYIPEKDINDTSKKMLATLFMMLRGTPFIYQGQELGMTNIKMETLEDYDDIATHDQYHRAILAGFTDEEAFSAVNRRSRDNSRTPMQWDDSKNSGFSLAEKTWLKVNPNYTEINAGKEKNNPLSLLNYYKQLIELRKDSIYKDVIVYGRFVPIKEANTNVIIYERILDNKRILVAINFTDEKQAVSLDPDYNKFVIGNYTQSNIIMEEIHYLQPYESVILANYEGELK